The Candidatus Saccharibacteria bacterium RAAC3_TM7_1 nucleotide sequence TTTAGTAATGTACCCCCCGTTCTTGAAGCAATCCATAATAGGTATCCGCACGCCAGTTCCATCATAGTCAAAGTGGGTATATCCATCGCCATTACCATTACCGCAGTTACTCGCAGCATTCATATAGTTGCCGTTATCTGCGTAATAAAGTTTTAGCGATTTCTCTAAAAATGCGAGATCAGCAGTACGAATACTGTCGCGTGCACGCTGCTGAATTCCGTTATATGCTACGACCGTAATAGCAGCCATAATCGCAATCACCACAACAACAATCAGTAGTTCAACGATAGTAAAGCCGCGTAGTTTCACGATTTAATTCACCTTAACCACATAATTCATACCATAGGAGGTGTCATACACCGTGCAATTGGTGCCGTCTGTGTCTGTGCTCGTTTGCGGCAAGGTCTCTAAGTGTGCTATATAAAATGTTCCTGCGCTGCCACTACATTTCATGTAGGCAAAGCAAGTTAGTCCTGTACATGAACCCAAGCCAGAAGGATCCCTTAATTCTTTGCTCAAATAGCCGTCCTTCATTAAACAGCCATTCACCGAAAGCCATGCTCCTGTAGTGTCGTAGTCTACCGACAACCAACCGGATCCGGTACCACCAGAGCCACAGCCCGCCTCGGCGTAATCTCCATTATCTACGGCATAAAGTTTCGTAGCTTTCGCTAATTGTGCTAAGTCTTGTTTTCGAACGCTGTCCCTAGTCCGTGCCTGAATACCGTTATACGCAACTATCGTAATGGCAGCCAGAATAGCAATCACCACAATAACGATCAGAAGTTCCACAACGGTAAAACCACGCTTTTGCATGGCCTAATTGTAGCATAAGCAGTATAAGGAGGATTTTTGCTAATCGGTAATTTTCACAAAGTAATTCATGCCATAATCTGTATCGAGGTTAACAGCACAGGTACCATCCGTGTCGGAAGTCGTATGCACGAGCGTCTCAAGATTGGCATATACATAAGTAGTAGCAGTCCCGCCTTGAGAGCATGTATACTTCATGTACGCATGACAGTCTAGGCTGCCTATTGAACAGTTTATGCTGCCCGAAGGGTCTACGATATCCTTATCTATAACTCCAGCCGTTTTGAGACATTTATTCATCCCACTCGGTGAATAGTTATAATTAAACCAGCCGCTGCCGTTGCCGTTTGACCCGCAACCGACTCCTATCCACATCGGCCCATTGTCTACCGAATACAACTTCAAGGCTTTCGCTATAGAGGTGAGGTCACTCTTACGAATATTGTCTCTCGTTCGTTGTTGGAGGCCACTGTATGCAACGATCGTAATCGCGGCGAGGATAGCGATGACGACGATAACAATCAGGAGCTCAACGATGGTAAAGCCTGTATGTTTTGCCCACAGCTTCATGAGCAAATTATAGCATAAGGGGGTTACTTTCGGGTGACTTTAACCATAGCGTGGCGAATCGGCTGACCATCGAGCAAGTAACCGGCTTGTAGCTCCTCGGCAATCACTTCGTGTTCGCCCTTCGCATCTTCATCGATCTGGATCGCTTCGTGCAGTTCGGGGTTAAAAATAGTGCCAGGTTTGGCATTAATACGTACAACATTCATGCCTTCCAGCGATTTCTCAAGGCTCCGCACTAGGTTAATGACGCCTTGCGCCCACTTGTCGGCTTGCAAATTCTCGGGAACGTGGGCGATTGCTCGCTCGATATTATCGATAACCGGCAGTAGCTTCAAGATGGAGGTTGCGCGACCCGCGCTCCGAGCGGCTTCTTTTTCCTGTTCTATACGCCGAACATAATTTTCAAAGTCAGCACGCGTACGTTGCAGGTCGGCGGTCAATTCTGCGACTTGCTGTTCGAGTTCTCCTTGTTTTTTACTCTTCGCCACCTAAAGTGCCTCCTCGAGCATGGCACCAGTCTGACGGACAAGCCGCATTACGCGGCCGTAGCTCTGGCGCGTCGGACCGAGTACGCCGATATAGCTACTGTCGGAAAATGGTGAGCGAAATTTACTAATAATCAGTGTTGCGCCGCTGCTTTTGCCGATCGGATTTTCACTACCGATAAAAACATTCAATGGCTGGTTAGGGGCAGCCTCGCGTAGCCACGGCTCGAGGTTGTCGAGCAAGCGAGCGACAGACTGCGCCTGCGTGCTGATCATAAATTCTGGCTGAGAGAACAAATTGCCCATACCGCTGAGGTACAGTTCGTCACCAATAGTTGCCAAACCAAGATTTTGTGTCAGATCGACGAGGCTGTCAACGGCGCTGCGAATCGCTCGGTCAGCCTGGCTGGCCTGTGTACTTACCCGCGCCTCAATCGCTCTCGCACTGCGATCGAGCCCCGTCGTTTCATCATTTTGCTGTGTCAGTAGATTGACATAAAAACGATAGCCTTTGTCGGTCGGAATACGGCCAGCACTGGTGTGTGGCTGGGTGATTAATTCCAGCTCTTCCAGCTTCGCCATCTCACTGCGAATCGTCGCACTGGAGACACCAAAGAGCTTCGCCAGCATTACGCTACCAACCGGTACAGCAATCTCGGCATATTGCTCGATGATCGCGGAAAGAATCGCCACTTGTCGCTCTGTCATGTGTACGATTATAGCGCTAGTTTGGCACTCTGGTCAAGCGAGTGCTAGCCTTGCCAATGCCCTCGAGAGCCCGTATACTTCTCTATACATGAATACTCAGCAGATTTTACAAATAAAAGAATGGCTTGGCACTGGATCGATCAATATTTTTGGACGGCCATTTGCCGGTAAAGACACTCAAGGCGAGAAACTCGCACAGCTGTTTGATGGGGTGTTGATGGGTGGTGGCGACATTTTACGAAATAGCACCATCCCCGAACATCTGGATGCCATCTTACACCGCGGCGAGCTAATACCCAGCGACGATTACGTCGCAATCGTGCTCCCCTACTTATCCAAAGAAGAGTACGCAAGTCGACCTCTACTCCTCAGTTCCGTAGGACGATGGATCGGTGAGGAGCAGGGAGTTATGGCGGCAACAAAAGCAGCCCAGCATCCACTCAAATGCGTCCTCTATATTGATATCGACGAAGCAATGGTCATGCAGCGCTGGTCAGCTCTGGAAAGCCATGACGACAGAGGCGGACGTTATGATGACACCGCCGAGATACTGCAAAAGCGGCTCGAAGAATACAGAAGTAAAACCTTGCCCGTAATCGAAGAGTACGACCGTCTAGGTTTACTTGAACGCATTGACGGTCACGGTACGCCCGAAGAAGTTCACGAGCTCATTCTTGCTTGTCTGCTTCGGCGAGCTACTAGCCAGTAATCAGCTGACTATTTCGCAGCATCATCGCGATGCCCGTGAAACCAACGATCAGTATTATAGTGACGACAGCGAGAATTTGACTGACACGACGCGGGAGTAATTTTGCGAGGTAATAGCAGCTTAGTCCTATCAGAACCAATAGTGCCGGGAGGATATAGCGGCCGTTCAGCGCCAGACCAAACACTTGATAAGTCAGATATTCCGAATAGTTCACCGACAAGTGAGCCCCCATCACAAATAGTGCTGTGCCGGTAGCGAATAGCCTGAGCATACTCTCATCCTGCTTGGTCTTTCGCCATTGATTGGTGTCACGCACTATACCGTAGCCAATCGCACCAATCATGACAAGGAGCAACCCAGGCGCTAGCCACGTCGGCGGCGTCGCCTCATGTCGCCAGCCCTGCGTTTGGATATCGGCAATATTCGTCACGCTATGGGTGAGCCATTTTGCCGTAAAAACGGGCAGGGGTAGCGGCGTCTCATCGCGCGTCACCCCACTCCCCAACCATGAGCCCTTATCCGTTGGTGCACCGGCATCAAGCCACTTTTTTCGGCTACTTGCCCAAAATACTTCACACGCTTTTTCTCCTTGCACCTGCTCGCAAGTTGGAGCCACCGCACCATAACGATAGAGATTTCCTCCAACCCGTTCGATGAACAGTCCACTCACGATCACTAGGAAGACTCCAGCAGCAATGACACGCCAATCTACTCGCTTGCTACTTTTTACGAATAGTGCCCATTTTCTATAGACGAGTAGAGCAACAACGAATACCAAGACAAGTCCGAGCGGAAGTAGCGTCCGCTTTATGAGCCCACCAGCCACGATAATGTTGAGCAGTAGCAGCGTATCAAGCACGGTTGGTCGCCGCCAGATACGTAGCACCAGGAGTAGCGACAACACATAGCCAAGCCACACGAAAACATCATTATTGACCTCCGCCGATACCATCAGCACCATTGGCAAATTGGTAATGATTGCCAGTGTTACCGTTGTTGTCGCCGCCGATACACCAAGTCGCCGCAACAGCCGCACCAACATGATCATTGTCAGAAGTGCCGCCAGTACGGAGATAACTCGAATGACATAGACTTCGATTTTTTCGCCCGGCAAAGCCCTGGCTATAAAACTAGCACCGTAATGATAGAGGTAGTCAACTTCTCTAGTCTTATCACCGAGCGATCGTGTCGGCGTCTGCTCTTCAAAGATGGGACTGAGCGAATGATCGGCATAATGGCGGATAAAGTTGAGGTGGTTGTTCTCATCAGGAGGCGTGCCGACATGAGTAACAAACGCTAGCAGTAGCGCTTGTACGACGAAGGCACCGAGGACGATACGACGGGCGGTTTTGCTACCGGCAAATTTTGATAGTGTGTCAAAAAAAGAAAAAAGTTTCTGTTTCATGGCGTGGTATTAATCTCTCTTCAACATTACCATAAATGCTTCCGACGGAATATCGACTTTACCAAAACGCTTCATGCGTTTTTTACCTTTGGCTTGTTTGGCGAGCACTTTTTTCTTTCGGCTGACATCGCCGCCGTAGAGACCGGTCGTCACATCTTTGCGGTAGGCACTCAAGTCTTCGCGGGCAATAAACTTGCCGCCAATCGCTGCCTGCAGCGCGACTTGAAAGTTTTGCCGCGGGATCACCTCTTTAAGTTTTTTTACTATCTCCCGACCCAGGCTCTGGCTTTCAGAGCGGTGCGCCATAACGCTGAGCGCGTCAACCATCTCACCGGCGACATAAAAGTCAACTCGCACGAGGTCTTCTGGATGATAGCCTGAAAGCTCGTAGTTGAAGCTGCCGTAGCCGCTAGTCACACTTTTAAGCTGATCGTAAAAGTCGGTTAGTAGGTTGGCAAGCGGTGCCTCAAAGCTCACCAATGCGCGCTCTTCGATGTAGCTGAGGTTTTTCTGTCGGCCGCGCTTCGCCACAATCAGCTGGATTACCACGCCGATATATTCCTGTGGGACGACGATTTCGCCATTGATCCACGGCTCGCGGATTTCTTTAACTTTCGTAACCGGTGGCAATTCACTCGCTGACTTGATATCGATCTCTTCACCCGTTGTCAGCGTAACTTGGTAGTCGGTACTCGGATTTGTCACGACGAGGTCGAGGTCGTATTCGCGCTCCAACCGCTCGCGGATGATATCCATGTGGAGTAGTCCCAAAAAGCCGATCCGGACGCCGTAGCCAAGCACCGGCGAATTTTCCGGCTCGAACTGTAGGGCCGAGTCGCTCATTGCCAGCTTTTCGATCGCTTCCTTGAGATCATTATAATCTTCGTTGGAGACCGGGAAGAAGCCGGCGTAGACAAACGGCTTGACATGCTGATAGCCCGGCAGTGTATGCGTAGCGCGTGCTCGAGAAACGGTCACTGTGTCACCGACGCGAGCTTCGCGCGTGGTCTTCAAGTTGGTCACGATATAGCCGATCTCTCCGGTGGCAATCTCCTTCATTGGTGCCATTGTCGGACTAAGCGCGCCAACTTCAAGTGCCAAGCCGTGAGCACCAGTCGCCAACATCTCGATCGTGTCACCTTTTTTAATCGAGCCGTCGACCGTCCGAGTATAAAGGATCACGCCGCGATAATCGTCGTAGTAACTATCAAATATAAGCGAGCGGGTCGATGAATGAGATTCACCGCTCGGCGGTAGAATTTGCTGAACAACTGCATCAAGGACAGCCGGTACACCTTCGCCGGTTTTAGCGCTGATCTTTATAATCTCGTCATCACTACACCCGAGTAAGTTCTTGATTTCTGCACTGACCCGTGACACATCAGCCGCTGGCAAATCTACTTTATTGAGAACTGGAATAATAGTGAGGTTTGCAGCGAGAGCCAGGTAGACATTGGCAAGCGTCTGCGCCTGGATTCCCTGGCTAGCATCGACAACCAAAATTGCCCCCTCACAAGCCTCCAAGCTACGGCTGACTTCGTAACTAAAGTCAACGTGTCCCGGTGTATCGATGAGATTTAGCTCATATTGCTTATAATGCATCCGAACCGGCGCCAACTTAATAGTAATGCCCCTTTCTCGCTCTAGTTCCATAGTATCGAGCAGTTGGCTTTTCATGTCACGCTGTTTCACCGTGCCGGTTAATTCCAGCAAGCGGTCAGCCAGCGTACTTTTGCCATGGTCGATGTGGGCAATGATACAAAAATTACGGATATGGTCTTGAGTCATCAGAGGTAAATTATAGCATTTTTACTCTTTAGCCGCGAACACTCGCCGTAAAGAGCTTACGGACGCGCCGAACGATCGGGTCAACTTCGCGTAGCTTCAGAAGTTTACAGAGTGCCATATAGACAATGAAGCTAACGACGACTATTAGTACAAACTTCGGGAACGTGAAGTAGAAACTACTGTTATCACCGGCCGGCAACGGAATAGTCGCTACCATAATATAGCTGACAATAGCCATGAAACCAGTAGCACTCGCCATTCGCCAGACTGCCCCCCAGAGTTCACGGTTTAGTAGTCCCCTGATGCGGATATTGATAACAACAAAGAGGATAACGACCTCCACTGCCGCCATGATCGACTGCGCCCAGGCGAGTCCGTATGGCCCCATCTTCAGAGTCATCGTAAACCAGACTGCGAGCACGATCGTCAGACCGATAGAAAAGATCGAGATGTAGAGAGGTGTCTTGGTATCCTGCTGCGCATAGAATGCTCGCGCCGTGATGTAGTAAATCGAGCGAAAAAGAATCGCGATGACAAGTGCACCGAGCAAACCTGCCATTAGCGAGTCACCCCCGGCTCGGATAAAGTTCACCAGGTATCCTCGAGTGAAGAACGTCAAAACCGATACGGGAAGCGCCAGCCAAATGATGATACGGAGAACCTGCTGGAGCTCGCTCCGAAATAGGTCAGGTCGACCTTCGCTCAAACGCTCGGTCATCTTTGGGAAGGCTGCCGTCGAAATGGCCACACCGATCAGGTTGATTGGTGCCATATGAAGTGTAACCGCCTGGTTGTACGCACGCACAGTGCCGGCTGCCATCCGCGAGGCAAGGTTGGTTTCGACGATACCGACGAGATAGTCCATTCCCTGATCAAGCGAACGAGCAGGCAGTAGCGACAGTACTTTGCGGAAGCCACGATTTTTCCAATGAACCTTGAAACGGTAGTCGAGCCCCAAACCCATCAAGCCGATACTGCTAATAACCAGCTGCATGATCGAACCAAGTACCACGCCGAGCGCCACGCCCATAATGCCACCGTCAAAGATTTGCCAGCCAAAGAGATTGATGCCATCTGTAAAGAATAGAATACCAATGATAATACCGATATTGTAAATAGTCGGCGCTAGGGCATAAAAAGTGAATCGTCCGATTGCTTGCTGGATACTCGAGATGACCGTCGCGATTGCAAACAGAAAGGGGTTGACCGCAATCACTCGCATCATACTGATTGCCAGTGCCGTCCCCGCTTCGTTGAGCCCCGGCGCAATGACAAACTTGATGAGTGGTTCTGCGAAAATGATAATCAAAATACTTGCCACCAGCGTAAGTAGCGCCATAAAGTTGATCATACTGGTCGATAGTTCCCAGGCTGACTTTTTGTTGCCACTCGCTAAGCGCTGGTTGAAAACTGGAATGAAAGTCACACTGAGCGCGCCCGACACCAGAATAAAGAACATGAAGTCCGGCACCATGAACGCCGCTGTATAGGCATCGAGTCCTACAGGATACGTACCGTAGTAATAGCCGTTGAGCAGGCGCTCACGCAGGAAGCCAAACAGCATTGAGACCAGCGTTGAACTGGCGATCAGCACAGCGGCAAACTGAACCGTCAGTCTGCGATTGGCTCTGGTGACGATACTTTGGACTCGGCCCATAGCGGTTTAGATTCGCTACGCCGCGTGTAGCATAGCCTCTTTCGGCAGCGATGTATCTTTCATTAGTTCATCAACGGCACTCTCTTCGATAGTTTCTTCTTTCAGGAGGACAGCCGCTAGCTTTTCAAGACTCGGCATATTGGCTTTTAGCACCAGCTCTGCACGATGTGCGGCTTCTTTGATCAGGATCTCGACCTCATGGTCGATCTCCTTGGCAGTGTCGTCACTATATGGTCGCTCATGAGTAATCTTGTCGAACACCATGCCCCCATTATCTTCATGGAAAACTTGGTCGCGCAGCTTGCTGCCCATACCTTGCTCGATCACCATATCACGGGCAATCTCAGTCGCTTTGCGGAGGTCTGAACCAGCGCCCGTCGTGATCCCATCTTCGCCATACTTTATCTTCTCAGCGACGCGACCACCCATCGCTCGGGCAAGAATGTCTTTGAACTCATACACATTGGTGTAGCTTTTGTCTTCCGGCGGTAAGAACCAGGTGACACCACCCGTACCGCCGCGCGGAATAATCGTCACCTTGTGTACTGGGTCGCTGTCGGGCAAGATATGACCGACGATGGCATGGCCTGCTTCGTGATATGCCGTCAATTCTTTTTCTTTTTCGTTCATGATTTTGGCCTTACGCTCTGGTCCGATGGCAACTTTTTCAAACGCTTCGGTCAGATCGGCATTGCTCACCTTTTTCGCATTGCGGCGAGCGGCAATAATCGCCGCCTCGTTGGCGATATTGGCCAGATCTGCACCGCTACTGCCGGCAGTTTTCGCAGCTAGTTTATCAAGGTTGACGTTTTCTTCAACCGGTTTATTCTTAAAGTGCACTTTAAGGATGGCCTCGCGGTCGCGCCGCTCGGGCAACATAATGTTGGTGCGACGGTCGAAACGGCCTGGTCGCAGTAGTGCCGGGTCAAGTACGTCGGCACGGTTGGTGGCTGCCAGAACGATTACGTTAGTACCGGTCTCAAAACCGTCCATCTCTACCAAGATCTGGTTCAATGTCTGCTCACGCTCGTCGTGTCCACCACCCATACCGGAACCGCGGCGGCGTCCAACGGCGTCGATCTCGTCGATAAATATAATGGCCGGAGCATTCTTCTTGGCTTTTGCGAATAGGTCGCGCACACGTGAGGCACCAACGCCGACGAACATTTCGACAAACTCCGAGCCGGAGATGCTAAAGAATGGCACGTTGGCTTCACCAGCGACGGCACGGGCAAGCATCGTTTTACCGGTTCCCGGGTTACCGACGAGCAGTACGCCTTTTGGAATCTTGGCGCCGAGCTGCTGATACTTCTTTGGATGCTTGAGGAAATCTACCACCTCTTCGAGGTCTTGCTTGGCAGAATCATTGCCAGCGATGTCGGCAAAGACGACTTTTTCCTTATCGAGGCCGTACAGTTTTGCTTTACTCTTACCAAAGCCGAGCGCTTGGTTGTTTTGTCCTTGCGCCTGGCGCATCATGAACATAAAAATCAGTCCGATCAAGATAACCGGCACGATGATGCTGGCTACCGACCAGATAGCATCACCTGTTTGCGATGGTGGCGTCACCTTGACGTCAACCTTGGCATCTTGCTTCAAGCCCTGATCGTAAATTGTACTGTTTTCTTTGGTCGCGTGTTCAGTCGCGTGATCCTGGCCTTTCGGGGTCACCTTGACATCATTGCCCTGGATCTCAAGCTTGGCAATTTTGCCTTCGTTCGCGCGCGTCGTCACGTTTTTGATCGTAACTTCCTTGAGCGTCCCATGCGGTGACATGACTGCTATTACCGCCAAGGTAGCGACCACCAGAATAGCCCAGAAGAGTGTCAGGCGCATGAGGTTACTAATTTTCTTACGCGGCGGCTGATTTCTATTTGCCATAGGCTTACGTTAAGATCCTTTCTGAGCTAGCTGCATTATAAAGAGAGAAGTGAAAATCCCACTTCTTATATAATAGCAGTCAGTCGTCTGATTTGACAATGAATTCACGTCGCACAAAATGAACGTGTAGTCCCCCACCGATTTGTTGTCTACTACTTGGGCGAGCTGTCTTGATGCCATACCATAGTGCCAGTAGCTGCGGCCGCGTCAGATGACCACCCGTCAGTCCACGAAGCAGCTCGAGGGCAGATGTTTCATCAATCATTGTGAAGAAGTAACGCGAAGCAGCCAGCTCATTATCTTTTAGTAGTGGCTTTGCTTCCTCGTCAATCTCTTTGGTTAATTGTAGCTGCCTATCACGTCGCTCTGCCAGCTCCTGTTTTAGCGCTAAGCTAATCTCAGGCTGTATGCGGCGACGTAGGCGATTACGCAGGTAGTCATCCTGTTGATTCGTCTCATCCTCCACCCACTCCAGATTTTGCTTCGCCGCATAGGTATATAAATCCATCTTCGTAAGTCCAAGCAGTGGCCGATGAACCGTTGAATCACCTAACACCGCCAGACCCCGCCAACCGGTGCCACGAATAAGATTAATTGCGATCGTCTCTACCAGATCATCGAGATGGTGCGCTGTGACAATTTCAGCGTCGTAGCGCGCTGCCACCTCACGTAAAAATGCATAGCGTCGTTCGCGGGCGAGGGCTTCGCTCGCACCAGCTCCCAGCTCCTCGCGTTTCAATCTGGCGGGCAGGCCATAGTGTGCGGCAAGCGCCGCCACGAACCGTGCATCAGCCGCTGAGTCCGGCCGAATCCCATGGTCAAAGTGCGCCACCACCAGCGTATCTTTATCTCCAAAGGTCAGACCTCTTAGATCATTATTTGATGGTATAGCTATTTTTTTGCGAACCATCATATCAAGCAGGACCACCGAGTCCACCCCGCCGCTGACTGCTACAACATAGTTCATATTAGCTTGTCTTTTTACCGATCCAGACGGCCAGCCAGATGCCAAAAAAGCCGCCAATCGTACTACCGAGAACGCTCCAGCCATCAAGCAGATTACTATCACCGAATAATACAGGGACGTATGCCCCCGCAATACCGAAAATCGTTGCGAATAGTAGGATAGCTGACTTATTCATAATCTTATTATAGTTCACACAAAGCGCGTATTTATAAATAGCGCGTGCTACCGAACGGAATCTTTTGTTTGACCATCTGCGTTGTGAGCGTGTCGGCGGAGTGGATTACCCGCTTGCCGTAGCGACCATTGATATTGTCCACTGCCCGCGTGACTGCCTTTTCTTTCGCCAGCTCGTCACCAAATAGGTGCAGCTGGGCTTCATCAGGCTCGGTTAGTTCGTAGCAGCTCACACCGATTTCCTTGAGTGGGTACGGCGCTGTTTCAAACAGTGCCTTTGCCTGATCGTAAATTGCTTGGTTGGAGAAAAAGGGCAGGGCGGCCATATGCCTGGCGTGCCAGTAGCCTCTGTCGTAGCTGCGGGCATGAACTGAAATACCACGCGCCACTAAGCCCTGGGAGCGGACTTTCTCGCCAACTGATTCGCAGAGATTGTGGAGCCGTTGCAGTACTTTTTCTGGCGGTAAGTTATACTCTTCGAGTACGTATTGCCTACCAGCCGTACGCATAGGAAAATCACGCTTATCGACTTCCCAGCCCCTCAGTCGTTGATACCACTCACTGCCGACGATACTTTGAAAGACCATCTTCCGTAGCGTTATTTCTTCGGCATCGAGAAACTGTAAGGGCGTGAGAATGCCGACAGCGTTTAGCCGTTTTTCAAACCGGCCAGCAATACCGGTCAGGTCGGTCAGCTCCAATGTGGCGAAAACGTCGCGTAAGTTTTCGTGCGTGATGACATCAAGTCCGTCCGGCTTGTGTAAGCTAGCGGCGGTTTTCGCCAGAAAACGATTGGTACCAATTCCGACGTTGCAGCGCATCGCGCACCCTACTTCACCACGCAGCCGCTGTTTTATCTCTTGCCCAATTTCTACCAAGTTTCGCCCAGCGATAGCCGCCGTCGTCTCACTAAAATCAATTACTCCTTCGTCGATACTCTTCATACGTACATGCGCCGAATAGTCATTCATAATACGCATCAGCTGATGGTAGACATAGCGATACTTCGGTGGATCGCTCTCCAGGCCGATCAGGTCAGGGCAAAGCAACTTCGCATCCTTCAGACGCATACCTAGCTTCACACCCATAGCCTTGGCTTCGTAGCTGGCCGTCACGATCATCGTATTTTCGGTGCGGCGATTTACCACCGCCACTGGTCGGCCGCGTAGCATTGGCCTGGCTTGCTGCTCGACCGTGGCAAAGCAGCTATTGAGATCTATATGCATGATAAGCGGCCGAGCCTTGTTGTAGTTATCCTTCATAACTGAAGCTCCCTGTTCTTTGACTGGTCAAAGAACCAAACCCACTTCTTTTCACCTTGACGTGAAAAATCGGGGTCCCCACAAAACTTGTTTCGTGGGGT carries:
- a CDS encoding ATP-dependent metalloprotease FtsH (RAAC3_TM7_1_203), which translates into the protein MANRNQPPRKKISNLMRLTLFWAILVVATLAVIAVMSPHGTLKEVTIKNVTTRANEGKIAKLEIQGNDVKVTPKGQDHATEHATKENSTIYDQGLKQDAKVDVKVTPPSQTGDAIWSVASIIVPVILIGLIFMFMMRQAQGQNNQALGFGKSKAKLYGLDKEKVVFADIAGNDSAKQDLEEVVDFLKHPKKYQQLGAKIPKGVLLVGNPGTGKTMLARAVAGEANVPFFSISGSEFVEMFVGVGASRVRDLFAKAKKNAPAIIFIDEIDAVGRRRGSGMGGGHDEREQTLNQILVEMDGFETGTNVIVLAATNRADVLDPALLRPGRFDRRTNIMLPERRDREAILKVHFKNKPVEENVNLDKLAAKTAGSSGADLANIANEAAIIAARRNAKKVSNADLTEAFEKVAIGPERKAKIMNEKEKELTAYHEAGHAIVGHILPDSDPVHKVTIIPRGGTGGVTWFLPPEDKSYTNVYEFKDILARAMGGRVAEKIKYGEDGITTGAGSDLRKATEIARDMVIEQGMGSKLRDQVFHEDNGGMVFDKITHERPYSDDTAKEIDHEVEILIKEAAHRAELVLKANMPSLEKLAAVLLKEETIEESAVDELMKDTSLPKEAMLHAA
- a CDS encoding hypothetical protein (RAAC3_TM7_1_204) gives rise to the protein MNYVVAVSGGVDSVVLLDMMVRKKIAIPSNNDLRGLTFGDKDTLVVAHFDHGIRPDSAADARFVAALAAHYGLPARLKREELGAGASEALARERRYAFLREVAARYDAEIVTAHHLDDLVETIAINLIRGTGWRGLAVLGDSTVHRPLLGLTKMDLYTYAAKQNLEWVEDETNQQDDYLRNRLRRRIQPEISLALKQELAERRDRQLQLTKEIDEEAKPLLKDNELAASRYFFTMIDETSALELLRGLTGGHLTRPQLLALWYGIKTARPSSRQQIGGGLHVHFVRREFIVKSDD
- a CDS encoding hypothetical protein (RAAC3_TM7_1_205); this translates as MNKSAILLFATIFGIAGAYVPVLFGDSNLLDGWSVLGSTIGGFFGIWLAVWIGKKTS
- a CDS encoding Nucleotidyltransferase/DNA polymerase involved in DNA repair (RAAC3_TM7_1_206) is translated as MKDNYNKARPLIMHIDLNSCFATVEQQARPMLRGRPVAVVNRRTENTMIVTASYEAKAMGVKLGMRLKDAKLLCPDLIGLESDPPKYRYVYHQLMRIMNDYSAHVRMKSIDEGVIDFSETTAAIAGRNLVEIGQEIKQRLRGEVGCAMRCNVGIGTNRFLAKTAASLHKPDGLDVITHENLRDVFATLELTDLTGIAGRFEKRLNAVGILTPLQFLDAEEITLRKMVFQSIVGSEWYQRLRGWEVDKRDFPMRTAGRQYVLEEYNLPPEKVLQRLHNLCESVGEKVRSQGLVARGISVHARSYDRGYWHARHMAALPFFSNQAIYDQAKALFETAPYPLKEIGVSCYELTEPDEAQLHLFGDELAKEKAVTRAVDNINGRYGKRVIHSADTLTTQMVKQKIPFGSTRYL